The Thalassoroseus pseudoceratinae genome has a segment encoding these proteins:
- a CDS encoding Rieske (2Fe-2S) protein, giving the protein MADFETVATEDEIPMGEGRAFPVNGRMVAVFRTDDGFHAINDFCPHMGASLAGGHVEDGAVYCPWHAWRFCVRDGLWLDNPKSQIRTDIFEVRVVDGNIQVRVPEPDEQE; this is encoded by the coding sequence ATGGCCGATTTCGAAACTGTGGCTACCGAAGACGAAATTCCTATGGGGGAAGGCCGGGCGTTTCCGGTCAATGGGCGGATGGTCGCGGTGTTTCGTACTGACGACGGCTTCCACGCCATCAACGACTTCTGCCCGCACATGGGAGCATCGCTCGCGGGTGGACACGTCGAAGACGGAGCCGTGTACTGCCCTTGGCACGCCTGGCGGTTCTGTGTTCGCGATGGATTATGGCTCGACAATCCCAAGTCTCAGATCCGGACCGATATCTTCGAGGTGCGTGTGGTCGATGGCAACATTCAGGTTCGCGTGCCCGAACCCGACGAACAAGAGTAA
- the xylB gene encoding xylulokinase, whose translation MSVYLGIDVGTSGTKTLAINVDGTILASATAIYPLSNPKPGWSEQNPEDWWKATIQSVREVLKKGGIAPDAVKGIGLSGQMHGSVFLDENHEVIRPAILWNDGRTTEQCHEIESAAGGREELIDLVANPALEGFTAPKILWLRQHEPENFERTRQVLLPKDYIRFRLTGEFATEVSDASGTLLLDVKNRKWSDRLLELLQLDSALLPKVYESIEVSGQLSPAVADQLGMTAGVPVVGGGGDQAAGAIGNGIVESGVISATMGTSGVVFAHSDEVQTDPAGRAHTFCHAVPGKWHIMGCILSAGGSLQWYRNHLGGVESLAAEAMGVDPYTLITAQAEQAPRGSEGLFFLPYLTGERTPHCDANARACWIGLSLRHGKSHMARSVIEGATYAMRDCLEIIRELGVPISEIRVSGGGARSKFWRQMQANIYGQEVCSINAEEGPAYGVALLAAAGTGAYSSIEEACRSTIRIVNRVPSETQAVDEYNRAYPVFRQLYQSLKGDFATIANLVGNS comes from the coding sequence ATGAGCGTTTACTTAGGTATTGATGTCGGCACCAGCGGTACAAAGACGTTGGCCATCAACGTCGATGGCACAATCCTCGCGTCGGCCACGGCGATTTATCCGCTCTCGAATCCCAAGCCCGGTTGGTCGGAACAAAACCCGGAAGACTGGTGGAAAGCCACGATCCAGAGCGTCCGCGAAGTTTTAAAGAAAGGCGGCATCGCTCCCGATGCTGTGAAAGGCATCGGTCTCTCCGGTCAAATGCACGGGAGCGTTTTTCTCGACGAGAATCACGAAGTCATCCGCCCCGCAATTTTGTGGAACGATGGCCGCACGACCGAACAATGTCACGAAATTGAGTCCGCGGCCGGTGGGCGGGAAGAGTTGATCGATCTCGTCGCCAATCCGGCTCTTGAAGGGTTTACGGCTCCCAAGATTCTCTGGCTTCGACAACATGAGCCCGAGAACTTCGAACGCACGCGACAGGTGCTGCTCCCGAAAGACTACATCCGCTTCCGACTCACGGGGGAATTTGCCACGGAAGTCAGCGACGCCTCGGGAACGTTGTTGCTTGACGTGAAAAACCGAAAGTGGTCCGACCGGCTGTTGGAGCTATTGCAACTCGACTCGGCGTTGCTGCCGAAGGTTTATGAGTCGATTGAAGTCAGTGGTCAACTTTCGCCGGCCGTTGCAGATCAACTCGGAATGACCGCCGGTGTGCCAGTAGTCGGTGGTGGTGGAGACCAAGCCGCCGGTGCGATCGGGAATGGAATCGTCGAAAGTGGAGTGATTTCCGCGACGATGGGTACCAGCGGTGTGGTGTTCGCCCATAGCGATGAAGTGCAAACCGATCCCGCCGGTCGCGCTCACACGTTCTGTCATGCGGTGCCGGGAAAATGGCACATTATGGGCTGCATCCTCAGCGCGGGCGGCTCGCTGCAATGGTATCGCAATCACCTCGGTGGAGTGGAAAGCCTGGCCGCCGAAGCCATGGGCGTCGATCCTTATACGCTGATCACCGCTCAAGCCGAACAAGCCCCACGGGGCAGTGAGGGGCTATTCTTTTTGCCATATCTGACGGGCGAACGTACGCCGCATTGCGATGCCAACGCACGGGCATGCTGGATCGGCCTTTCGCTGCGTCATGGCAAATCGCACATGGCCCGTTCTGTCATCGAAGGCGCAACCTACGCAATGCGAGATTGCTTGGAGATTATCCGGGAACTGGGCGTGCCGATCTCTGAGATTCGCGTGTCCGGTGGCGGTGCTCGCAGCAAGTTTTGGCGACAGATGCAAGCGAACATCTATGGCCAAGAAGTCTGCTCGATCAATGCCGAAGAAGGACCGGCGTACGGTGTCGCCCTGCTCGCGGCGGCCGGTACCGGCGCGTATTCCAGTATCGAAGAAGCCTGCCGATCCACCATCCGTATCGTCAATCGAGTTCCCAGCGAAACGCAAGCGGTTGATGAATATAATCGAGCGTACCCCGTATTCCGGCAGCTTTACCAATCGTTGAAAGGTGATTTCGCAACGATTGCCAACCTCGTCGGAAATTCGTAG
- a CDS encoding ornithine cyclodeaminase family protein: protein MPALFLSEDDVRELADIDMALDAVEKAFAALADGTADNIPRRRAKSPGIWLHGMHASAEYLGVSGWKFYTTTKSGARFHVGLYDNTSGELIAMIEADELGRLRTGAASGVATEAMARPDASVVGLLGTGHQARSQLQAVCKVRTIKRVEVYSRNADRCAQFAEEMSELCVTEVVSVHSPDEAAAEKDIIITATTAQTPVFDGRVLVEGTHLNVIGSNSLNKAEIDATTVQQANHIVCDSIDACRLEAGDFQEALQLGMTDWRLMHDLSEVVAGQKTGRATPEDITLFKSVGLAIEDVALAHAIYERARTENVGKTLPF from the coding sequence ATGCCAGCATTGTTTCTCTCTGAAGACGACGTGCGTGAACTGGCCGACATCGACATGGCGTTGGATGCCGTCGAGAAAGCCTTTGCTGCGTTGGCCGACGGAACAGCCGACAACATTCCTCGTCGGCGGGCGAAATCGCCGGGCATCTGGCTCCACGGTATGCATGCATCAGCGGAGTACCTTGGGGTATCAGGTTGGAAGTTCTACACAACGACAAAATCCGGGGCACGGTTTCACGTCGGACTGTACGACAACACCAGTGGCGAACTGATCGCCATGATCGAAGCCGATGAACTTGGCCGACTCCGCACCGGGGCCGCCAGTGGAGTCGCCACGGAAGCGATGGCCCGTCCCGATGCGAGCGTGGTGGGATTGCTCGGAACCGGTCACCAAGCCCGTTCGCAACTTCAGGCCGTTTGCAAGGTGCGAACGATCAAACGCGTCGAAGTGTACAGCCGCAACGCCGACCGCTGCGCTCAATTTGCGGAGGAAATGAGTGAACTCTGCGTGACTGAAGTCGTTTCCGTTCACTCTCCCGACGAAGCAGCCGCCGAAAAGGACATCATCATCACCGCAACCACCGCCCAGACTCCGGTATTTGATGGTCGTGTTTTGGTCGAGGGAACGCATCTGAACGTCATTGGCTCGAATTCCCTCAACAAGGCCGAAATCGACGCCACGACGGTCCAACAAGCCAATCACATCGTCTGCGACAGCATCGATGCTTGCCGCCTGGAAGCCGGTGACTTTCAAGAAGCCTTGCAACTTGGAATGACCGATTGGCGACTGATGCACGATTTGTCGGAAGTCGTCGCCGGTCAAAAAACCGGCCGGGCCACACCGGAGGACATCACATTGTTCAAGTCGGTGGGGTTGGCGATTGAAGATGTCGCGCTCGCTCATGCGATCTACGAACGGGCTCGCACCGAGAATGTCGGAAAAACGCTTCCATTCTGA